In Vigna angularis cultivar LongXiaoDou No.4 chromosome 8, ASM1680809v1, whole genome shotgun sequence, one DNA window encodes the following:
- the LOC108345737 gene encoding VIN3-like protein 1 isoform X3, which produces MTETKSTSKIVKKQDSKKVSGVSNQSSRKQHRKGENPVRFVPVPDPPSDFGHSNSWICKNSACRAVLSKDDTFCRRCSCCICHLFDDNKDPSLWLVCTCESAQGDSCGLSCHIECALQHEKLGVVDHGQLMQLDGGYCCASCGKVTGILGCWKKQLSIAKDARRVDVLCFRIYLSYRLLDGTSRFKELHEMVKEAKAKLETEVGPVNGVSAKMARGIVSRLPIASDVQKLCSLAIEKADEWLATVPNVNPESREGSLPAACKVVFEEVTSSSVKIILIEMSNASSGDVKGYKLWYYKSREESHTKDPVCVFPKSQRRILLSNLQPCTEYTFRIVSFTDTGDLGHSETKCFTKSVEILEKNSSSSVAVNQKKNLQAECNSSGSKLEPNPTSADSGFKVRDLGKILHLTWAQEQGSFEGFCCADKRNCCGQSETIKPSKPQEQLPSVSRDLDLNVVSVPDLNEELTPPFESSRDEDNGCTLQQAVEADDDAASHDLDKNLARSHGSGGSQTWNHGQTGEVPAVDSRGDASRKRKASTNEETHDCDSTLINGSPLRPSDGPFSLDENFEYCVKVIRWLECQGHIKQEFRLKLLTWFSLRSTEQERRVVNTFIQTLIDDPSSLAGQLVDSFSDIISNKRPRNGFCNKTVTSN; this is translated from the exons ATGACTGAAACTAAGTCAACCAGTAAGATTGTCAAGAAGCAGGACTCAAAAAAAGTTTCTGGTGTCAGCAATCAGTCTTCTAGGAAGCAACATCGCAAAGGAGAAAACCCTGTGCGGTTTGTACCAGTTCCTGACCCACCTAGTGATTTTGGACATTCAAACTCCTGGATCTGTAAGAATTCTGCTTGTCGAGCAGTTCTCTCTAAAGATGACACATTTTGTAGAAGGTGCTCTTGCTGTATTTGCCACCTTTTTGATGATAACAAGGATCCCAGCCTTTGGTTGGTATGCACATGTGAATCTGCTCAAGGGGACTCCTGTGGATTGTCTTGCCATATTGAGTGTGCTCTTCAACATGAAAAACTTGGAGTTGTTGATCATGGACAACTGATGCAATTAGATGGTGGTTATTGTTGTGCATCCTGCGGTAAAGTTACTGGGATACTTGG ATGTTGGAAGAAGCAGCTAAGCATAGCAAAAGATGCTCGACGAGTAGATGTACTATGTTTCAGGATATATTTGAGCTACAGGCTTTTGGATGGTACTTCAAGATTTAAAGAATTGCATGAAATGGTAAAAGAAGCAAAGGCTAAACTGGAAACTGAAGTTGGTCCAGTTAATGGGGTTTCTGCCAAAATGGCACGTGGGATTGTCAGCAGACTCCCTATTGCTAGTGATGTCCAAAAACTCTGCTCTCTTGCTATTGAGAAAGCTGACGAGTGGTTGGCCACTGTTCCCAATGTAAATCCAGAATCCAGAG AGGGTTCACTTCCTGCTGCCTGCAAGGTTGTGTTTGAAGAGGTGACGTCTTCCTcagtcaaaataattttaattgaaatgtCAAATGCATCTTCTGGGGACGTTAAGGGATACAAGCTATGGTATTACAAGAGCAGGGAGGAATCACACACTAAAGATCCTGTTTGTGTTTTTCCCAAATCTCAGAGAAGGATTTTGTTATCCAACCTCCAACCTTGCACGGAATATACATTTCGGATTGTATCTTTTACTGATACAGGTGACCTGGGTCACTCTGAGACCAAGTGTTTCACCAAGAGCGTTGAGATATTGGAAaagaattcatcttcatcaGTGGCCGTGAATCAAAAAAAGAACCTTCAAGCTGAGTGCAATTCTTCTGGTTCCAAATTGGAGCCCAATCCCACATCAGCTGACTCTGGATTTAAGGTTCGAGACCTTGGGAAAATCTTGCATCTTACTTGGGCTCAAGAACAAGGTAGCTTTGAGGGGTTTTGCTGTGCTGACAAGAGAAACTGCTGTGGGCAGAGTGAAACTATCAAGCCTAGCAAACCACAAGAGCAGTTGCCTTCAGTTTCACGTGACCTCGATCTAAATGTAGTTTCAGTGCCTGATTTAAACGAAGAGCTGACACCTCCGTTTGAGTCTTCCAGGGATGAAGATAACGGTTGTACCTTGCAGCAGGCTGTTGAGGCTGATGATGATGCTGCTTCTCATGATTTAGACAAAAATTTAGCAAGATCACATGGTAGTGGTGGTTCACAAACATGGAACCATGGACAAACCGGAGAAGTTCCTGCTGTTGACTCACGTGGAGACGCAAGTAGGAAAAGGAAAGCTAGCACAAATGAAGAGACACATGATTGTGACAGCACTTTGATAAATGGCTCTCCTTTACGCCCTTCTGATGGTCCATTCTCTTTGGATGAAAACTTTGAGTATTGTGTGAAAGTAATTCGCTGGCTAGAATGCCAGGGTCATATCAAGCAGGAATTTAGGTTGAAATTGCTGACATGGTTTAGTTTGAGGTCGACAGAGCAAGAACGAAGGGTGGTAAATACTTTCATTCAAACTCTGATTGATGATCCTAGTAGTTTGGCAGGGCAGCTAGTTGACTCATTTTCTGATATTATATCCAACAAGAGGCCAAGAAATGGGTTCTGCAACAAGACCGTGACATCAAATTAA
- the LOC108345737 gene encoding VIN3-like protein 1 isoform X1: MVYLKQEKGHSIIVLDGYRMDLEDKFLAKVSGIQSLSSSAQSTPEKNGHSDDASRSSELLQEFLKPALKKELLRTCVDKDKKNISSKSRMTETKSTSKIVKKQDSKKVSGVSNQSSRKQHRKGENPVRFVPVPDPPSDFGHSNSWICKNSACRAVLSKDDTFCRRCSCCICHLFDDNKDPSLWLVCTCESAQGDSCGLSCHIECALQHEKLGVVDHGQLMQLDGGYCCASCGKVTGILGCWKKQLSIAKDARRVDVLCFRIYLSYRLLDGTSRFKELHEMVKEAKAKLETEVGPVNGVSAKMARGIVSRLPIASDVQKLCSLAIEKADEWLATVPNVNPESREGSLPAACKVVFEEVTSSSVKIILIEMSNASSGDVKGYKLWYYKSREESHTKDPVCVFPKSQRRILLSNLQPCTEYTFRIVSFTDTGDLGHSETKCFTKSVEILEKNSSSSVAVNQKKNLQAECNSSGSKLEPNPTSADSGFKVRDLGKILHLTWAQEQGSFEGFCCADKRNCCGQSETIKPSKPQEQLPSVSRDLDLNVVSVPDLNEELTPPFESSRDEDNGCTLQQAVEADDDAASHDLDKNLARSHGSGGSQTWNHGQTGEVPAVDSRGDASRKRKASTNEETHDCDSTLINGSPLRPSDGPFSLDENFEYCVKVIRWLECQGHIKQEFRLKLLTWFSLRSTEQERRVVNTFIQTLIDDPSSLAGQLVDSFSDIISNKRPRNGFCNKTVTSN; encoded by the exons ATGGTGTATTTGAAACAAG AGAAGGGCCATTCTATTATAGTGTTGGACGGTTACAGAATGGATCTAGAAGACAAGTTCCTTGCTAAAG TTTCTGGTATTCAAAGTCTTTCATCTAGTGCTCAAAGTACTCCTGAAAAAAATGGTCATTCGGATGATGCTTCAAGAAGTTCAGAACTTCTTCAGGAGTTCCTAAAACCTGCTCTTAAGAAGGAACTTCTACGAACTTGCGTTGATAAGGACAAAAAGAACATTTCTTCAAAAAGCAGGATGACTGAAACTAAGTCAACCAGTAAGATTGTCAAGAAGCAGGACTCAAAAAAAGTTTCTGGTGTCAGCAATCAGTCTTCTAGGAAGCAACATCGCAAAGGAGAAAACCCTGTGCGGTTTGTACCAGTTCCTGACCCACCTAGTGATTTTGGACATTCAAACTCCTGGATCTGTAAGAATTCTGCTTGTCGAGCAGTTCTCTCTAAAGATGACACATTTTGTAGAAGGTGCTCTTGCTGTATTTGCCACCTTTTTGATGATAACAAGGATCCCAGCCTTTGGTTGGTATGCACATGTGAATCTGCTCAAGGGGACTCCTGTGGATTGTCTTGCCATATTGAGTGTGCTCTTCAACATGAAAAACTTGGAGTTGTTGATCATGGACAACTGATGCAATTAGATGGTGGTTATTGTTGTGCATCCTGCGGTAAAGTTACTGGGATACTTGG ATGTTGGAAGAAGCAGCTAAGCATAGCAAAAGATGCTCGACGAGTAGATGTACTATGTTTCAGGATATATTTGAGCTACAGGCTTTTGGATGGTACTTCAAGATTTAAAGAATTGCATGAAATGGTAAAAGAAGCAAAGGCTAAACTGGAAACTGAAGTTGGTCCAGTTAATGGGGTTTCTGCCAAAATGGCACGTGGGATTGTCAGCAGACTCCCTATTGCTAGTGATGTCCAAAAACTCTGCTCTCTTGCTATTGAGAAAGCTGACGAGTGGTTGGCCACTGTTCCCAATGTAAATCCAGAATCCAGAG AGGGTTCACTTCCTGCTGCCTGCAAGGTTGTGTTTGAAGAGGTGACGTCTTCCTcagtcaaaataattttaattgaaatgtCAAATGCATCTTCTGGGGACGTTAAGGGATACAAGCTATGGTATTACAAGAGCAGGGAGGAATCACACACTAAAGATCCTGTTTGTGTTTTTCCCAAATCTCAGAGAAGGATTTTGTTATCCAACCTCCAACCTTGCACGGAATATACATTTCGGATTGTATCTTTTACTGATACAGGTGACCTGGGTCACTCTGAGACCAAGTGTTTCACCAAGAGCGTTGAGATATTGGAAaagaattcatcttcatcaGTGGCCGTGAATCAAAAAAAGAACCTTCAAGCTGAGTGCAATTCTTCTGGTTCCAAATTGGAGCCCAATCCCACATCAGCTGACTCTGGATTTAAGGTTCGAGACCTTGGGAAAATCTTGCATCTTACTTGGGCTCAAGAACAAGGTAGCTTTGAGGGGTTTTGCTGTGCTGACAAGAGAAACTGCTGTGGGCAGAGTGAAACTATCAAGCCTAGCAAACCACAAGAGCAGTTGCCTTCAGTTTCACGTGACCTCGATCTAAATGTAGTTTCAGTGCCTGATTTAAACGAAGAGCTGACACCTCCGTTTGAGTCTTCCAGGGATGAAGATAACGGTTGTACCTTGCAGCAGGCTGTTGAGGCTGATGATGATGCTGCTTCTCATGATTTAGACAAAAATTTAGCAAGATCACATGGTAGTGGTGGTTCACAAACATGGAACCATGGACAAACCGGAGAAGTTCCTGCTGTTGACTCACGTGGAGACGCAAGTAGGAAAAGGAAAGCTAGCACAAATGAAGAGACACATGATTGTGACAGCACTTTGATAAATGGCTCTCCTTTACGCCCTTCTGATGGTCCATTCTCTTTGGATGAAAACTTTGAGTATTGTGTGAAAGTAATTCGCTGGCTAGAATGCCAGGGTCATATCAAGCAGGAATTTAGGTTGAAATTGCTGACATGGTTTAGTTTGAGGTCGACAGAGCAAGAACGAAGGGTGGTAAATACTTTCATTCAAACTCTGATTGATGATCCTAGTAGTTTGGCAGGGCAGCTAGTTGACTCATTTTCTGATATTATATCCAACAAGAGGCCAAGAAATGGGTTCTGCAACAAGACCGTGACATCAAATTAA
- the LOC108345737 gene encoding VIN3-like protein 1 isoform X2, with the protein MDLEDKFLAKVSGIQSLSSSAQSTPEKNGHSDDASRSSELLQEFLKPALKKELLRTCVDKDKKNISSKSRMTETKSTSKIVKKQDSKKVSGVSNQSSRKQHRKGENPVRFVPVPDPPSDFGHSNSWICKNSACRAVLSKDDTFCRRCSCCICHLFDDNKDPSLWLVCTCESAQGDSCGLSCHIECALQHEKLGVVDHGQLMQLDGGYCCASCGKVTGILGCWKKQLSIAKDARRVDVLCFRIYLSYRLLDGTSRFKELHEMVKEAKAKLETEVGPVNGVSAKMARGIVSRLPIASDVQKLCSLAIEKADEWLATVPNVNPESREGSLPAACKVVFEEVTSSSVKIILIEMSNASSGDVKGYKLWYYKSREESHTKDPVCVFPKSQRRILLSNLQPCTEYTFRIVSFTDTGDLGHSETKCFTKSVEILEKNSSSSVAVNQKKNLQAECNSSGSKLEPNPTSADSGFKVRDLGKILHLTWAQEQGSFEGFCCADKRNCCGQSETIKPSKPQEQLPSVSRDLDLNVVSVPDLNEELTPPFESSRDEDNGCTLQQAVEADDDAASHDLDKNLARSHGSGGSQTWNHGQTGEVPAVDSRGDASRKRKASTNEETHDCDSTLINGSPLRPSDGPFSLDENFEYCVKVIRWLECQGHIKQEFRLKLLTWFSLRSTEQERRVVNTFIQTLIDDPSSLAGQLVDSFSDIISNKRPRNGFCNKTVTSN; encoded by the exons ATGGATCTAGAAGACAAGTTCCTTGCTAAAG TTTCTGGTATTCAAAGTCTTTCATCTAGTGCTCAAAGTACTCCTGAAAAAAATGGTCATTCGGATGATGCTTCAAGAAGTTCAGAACTTCTTCAGGAGTTCCTAAAACCTGCTCTTAAGAAGGAACTTCTACGAACTTGCGTTGATAAGGACAAAAAGAACATTTCTTCAAAAAGCAGGATGACTGAAACTAAGTCAACCAGTAAGATTGTCAAGAAGCAGGACTCAAAAAAAGTTTCTGGTGTCAGCAATCAGTCTTCTAGGAAGCAACATCGCAAAGGAGAAAACCCTGTGCGGTTTGTACCAGTTCCTGACCCACCTAGTGATTTTGGACATTCAAACTCCTGGATCTGTAAGAATTCTGCTTGTCGAGCAGTTCTCTCTAAAGATGACACATTTTGTAGAAGGTGCTCTTGCTGTATTTGCCACCTTTTTGATGATAACAAGGATCCCAGCCTTTGGTTGGTATGCACATGTGAATCTGCTCAAGGGGACTCCTGTGGATTGTCTTGCCATATTGAGTGTGCTCTTCAACATGAAAAACTTGGAGTTGTTGATCATGGACAACTGATGCAATTAGATGGTGGTTATTGTTGTGCATCCTGCGGTAAAGTTACTGGGATACTTGG ATGTTGGAAGAAGCAGCTAAGCATAGCAAAAGATGCTCGACGAGTAGATGTACTATGTTTCAGGATATATTTGAGCTACAGGCTTTTGGATGGTACTTCAAGATTTAAAGAATTGCATGAAATGGTAAAAGAAGCAAAGGCTAAACTGGAAACTGAAGTTGGTCCAGTTAATGGGGTTTCTGCCAAAATGGCACGTGGGATTGTCAGCAGACTCCCTATTGCTAGTGATGTCCAAAAACTCTGCTCTCTTGCTATTGAGAAAGCTGACGAGTGGTTGGCCACTGTTCCCAATGTAAATCCAGAATCCAGAG AGGGTTCACTTCCTGCTGCCTGCAAGGTTGTGTTTGAAGAGGTGACGTCTTCCTcagtcaaaataattttaattgaaatgtCAAATGCATCTTCTGGGGACGTTAAGGGATACAAGCTATGGTATTACAAGAGCAGGGAGGAATCACACACTAAAGATCCTGTTTGTGTTTTTCCCAAATCTCAGAGAAGGATTTTGTTATCCAACCTCCAACCTTGCACGGAATATACATTTCGGATTGTATCTTTTACTGATACAGGTGACCTGGGTCACTCTGAGACCAAGTGTTTCACCAAGAGCGTTGAGATATTGGAAaagaattcatcttcatcaGTGGCCGTGAATCAAAAAAAGAACCTTCAAGCTGAGTGCAATTCTTCTGGTTCCAAATTGGAGCCCAATCCCACATCAGCTGACTCTGGATTTAAGGTTCGAGACCTTGGGAAAATCTTGCATCTTACTTGGGCTCAAGAACAAGGTAGCTTTGAGGGGTTTTGCTGTGCTGACAAGAGAAACTGCTGTGGGCAGAGTGAAACTATCAAGCCTAGCAAACCACAAGAGCAGTTGCCTTCAGTTTCACGTGACCTCGATCTAAATGTAGTTTCAGTGCCTGATTTAAACGAAGAGCTGACACCTCCGTTTGAGTCTTCCAGGGATGAAGATAACGGTTGTACCTTGCAGCAGGCTGTTGAGGCTGATGATGATGCTGCTTCTCATGATTTAGACAAAAATTTAGCAAGATCACATGGTAGTGGTGGTTCACAAACATGGAACCATGGACAAACCGGAGAAGTTCCTGCTGTTGACTCACGTGGAGACGCAAGTAGGAAAAGGAAAGCTAGCACAAATGAAGAGACACATGATTGTGACAGCACTTTGATAAATGGCTCTCCTTTACGCCCTTCTGATGGTCCATTCTCTTTGGATGAAAACTTTGAGTATTGTGTGAAAGTAATTCGCTGGCTAGAATGCCAGGGTCATATCAAGCAGGAATTTAGGTTGAAATTGCTGACATGGTTTAGTTTGAGGTCGACAGAGCAAGAACGAAGGGTGGTAAATACTTTCATTCAAACTCTGATTGATGATCCTAGTAGTTTGGCAGGGCAGCTAGTTGACTCATTTTCTGATATTATATCCAACAAGAGGCCAAGAAATGGGTTCTGCAACAAGACCGTGACATCAAATTAA